In one Sebastes umbrosus isolate fSebUmb1 chromosome 13, fSebUmb1.pri, whole genome shotgun sequence genomic region, the following are encoded:
- the zgc:162396 gene encoding putative methyltransferase DDB_G0268948 isoform X2 has translation MTYRLFEGKDHASAYQKYRFTPPDELKNIIIQYLDKKKGQPHVLAVDLGCGTGQNSRLMAPHFQEVLGIDVSESQLEEARAVPGYPNITYRKGTAEELPFPDGSVDLLTAASAAHWFDQSRFLAEATRVLKPRGCVALLGFSDTNTKLHYKDCGERLNHIYEEVRQVLLPYTNNQVAVSEGKLQELYSAIPFPDKERIEHIRVSSISVSSLVGFIESWSMFQGYKKKDPQTAEELLLNTQKRFLEEMGVVSPDAEIEQQLEYFCVLASKPQ, from the exons ATGACATACCGGCTGTTTGAGGGGAAGGATCACGCCTCGGCCTACCAAAAGTACCGCTTCACACCTCCAGATGAGCTCAAGAACATCATCATTCAATACCTTGATAAAAAG AAGGGACAGCCACATGTGCTGGCAGTAGATCTGGGATGTGGGACAGGTCAGAATTCCCGCTTAATGGCACCGCACTTCCAGGAAGTGTTGGGCATCGACGTCAGTGAGAGCCAATTGGAGGAGGCCAGAGCTGTGCCAGGCTACCCTAACATCACATACAG GAAGGGGACAGCGGAGGAGCTGCCTTTTCCAGATGGTTCAGTAGACTTGCTGACAGCAGCGTCAGCAGCCCACTGGTTTGACCAGTCCAGGTTCCTGGCTGAGGCAACTCGGGTTTTAAAACCCCGGGGTTGTGTCGCTCTGCTGGGCTTCAGTGACACCAACACAAAACTTCACTACAAGGACTGTGGAGAAAGACTCAATCACATCTATGAAGAG GTGAGGCAGGTGCTGTTGCCATACACTAACAATCAGGTAGCTGTATCTGAGGGTAAGCTGCAGGAGCTCTACTCAGCCATCCCTTTCCCCGACAAAGAGAG AATTGAGCATATTCGGGTGAGCTCGATCTCGGTGAGCAGCCTGGTGGGTTTCATCGAGTCCTGGTCCATGTTCCAAGGTTACAAGAAGAAAGATCCCCAGACTGCTGAAGAACTGCTGCTTAATACTCAGAAGAG GTTCCTGGAGGAGATGGGAGTCGTGTCTCCTGACGCTGAAATAGAGCAGCAACTGGAATATTTCTGTGTCCtggcatcaaaaccacaatAA
- the LOC119500449 gene encoding olfactory receptor 51I2-like, producing the protein MENSTYPLYFNLTMFVNIGNYRYPTFVLCLLLYACIILANLVIIVVISREKTLHEPMYIFIMCLSINSLYGSAGFFFRFLRDLLYDTHLIPRSACFTQIYVIYTYASYELTLLSIMAYDRYVAVCQPLHYHSKITSKMVSKLVAFACIYPVLAVAICLYLSSRLPLCGNKIPKVYCANWPVVKLSCVSTVMNNLVGMFMTVSTVFLPLAFVLYTYVRIFLICGKRSSEFKSKVIQSCLPHIVTFVSYSIAMFCDIALSRINLAELNPFLAIMLSLEFVVIPPIVNPLVYGLKLPQIRKCILSMLSCSKPNWQTARIRTALQCCEGVPQQVNYLIDKAHCISKGSNAVIDYLHHFFSQYRLGEKHVQLHCDNCSVTTAL; encoded by the exons ATGGAAAACAGTACTTATCCCCTTTATTTTAACCTCACCATGTTTGTGAACATAGGCAACTACCGCTACCCGACATTTGTCCTGTGTCTCCTGTTGTACGCTTGCATCATCTTAGCTAATCTTGTCATAATAGTGGTGATATCACGAGAGAAAACTTTGCACGAGCCGATGTATATTTTTATCATGTGTCTTTCTATTAACTCTCTGTACGGCTCTGCTGGCTTCTTCTTCAGATTTCTGAGAGACCTTCTGTACGATACTCATTTGATCCCACGATCAGCTTGTTTTACTCAGATCTATGTCATTTACACTTATGCATCCTATGAGCTCACCCTTTTAAGCATTATGGCCTATGATCGGTACGTTGCTGTATGTCAACCTTTACATTACCACAGCAAAATAACCTCCAAGATGGTCTCTAAGTTAGTTGCCTTTGCGTGTATCTATCCAGTCTTGGCTGTTGCTATTTGTCTTTATCTGTCCTCCAGACTTCCATTGTGTGGCAATAAGATACCTAAGGTCTACTGTGCCAACTGGCCCGTTGTAAAATTGTCATGTGTCAGTACCGTGATGAATAACCTCGTCGGCATGTTTATGACCGTGAGCACAGTCTTTCTGCCCCTGGCGTTTGTCCTGTATACATACGTGCGAATTTTTCTCATTTGTGGGAAGCGCTCCTCGGAGTTCAAGAGCAAAGTCATACAAAGCTGTTTGCCACACATTGTTACCTTCGTCAGTTACTCCATTGCCATGTTTTGTGATATTGCTCTCAGCAGAATTAATCTTGCGGAGCTGAATCCATTTCTGGCAATAATGTTATCACTTGAGTTTGTTGTGATTCCTCCCATTGTGAATCCTCTTGTGTATGGCCTGAAGTTACCACAAATTAGAAAGTGTATTTTAAGTATGTTGTCATGCTCAAAACCTAACTGGCAAACCGCAAGAATAAGA acagccctgcAGTGCTGTGAGGGAGTGCCTCAGCAGGTCAACTACTTGATCGACAAGGCTCACTGTATCAGCAAGGGCTCCAATGCGGTCATCGACTACCTGCACCATTTTTTCTCCCAGTACAGACTCGGGGAGAAACACGTCCAGCTGCACTGTGACAACTGCTCTGTGACAACTGCTCTGTGA
- the zgc:162396 gene encoding putative methyltransferase DDB_G0268948 isoform X1 — protein sequence MANKTGTRNKGDRYGAEANTMTYRLFEGKDHASAYQKYRFTPPDELKNIIIQYLDKKKGQPHVLAVDLGCGTGQNSRLMAPHFQEVLGIDVSESQLEEARAVPGYPNITYRKGTAEELPFPDGSVDLLTAASAAHWFDQSRFLAEATRVLKPRGCVALLGFSDTNTKLHYKDCGERLNHIYEEVRQVLLPYTNNQVAVSEGKLQELYSAIPFPDKERIEHIRVSSISVSSLVGFIESWSMFQGYKKKDPQTAEELLLNTQKRFLEEMGVVSPDAEIEQQLEYFCVLASKPQ from the exons atggcaaacaAGACAGGAACAAGGAACAAAGGAGACCGTTACGGAGCAGAG GCCAACACCATGACATACCGGCTGTTTGAGGGGAAGGATCACGCCTCGGCCTACCAAAAGTACCGCTTCACACCTCCAGATGAGCTCAAGAACATCATCATTCAATACCTTGATAAAAAG AAGGGACAGCCACATGTGCTGGCAGTAGATCTGGGATGTGGGACAGGTCAGAATTCCCGCTTAATGGCACCGCACTTCCAGGAAGTGTTGGGCATCGACGTCAGTGAGAGCCAATTGGAGGAGGCCAGAGCTGTGCCAGGCTACCCTAACATCACATACAG GAAGGGGACAGCGGAGGAGCTGCCTTTTCCAGATGGTTCAGTAGACTTGCTGACAGCAGCGTCAGCAGCCCACTGGTTTGACCAGTCCAGGTTCCTGGCTGAGGCAACTCGGGTTTTAAAACCCCGGGGTTGTGTCGCTCTGCTGGGCTTCAGTGACACCAACACAAAACTTCACTACAAGGACTGTGGAGAAAGACTCAATCACATCTATGAAGAG GTGAGGCAGGTGCTGTTGCCATACACTAACAATCAGGTAGCTGTATCTGAGGGTAAGCTGCAGGAGCTCTACTCAGCCATCCCTTTCCCCGACAAAGAGAG AATTGAGCATATTCGGGTGAGCTCGATCTCGGTGAGCAGCCTGGTGGGTTTCATCGAGTCCTGGTCCATGTTCCAAGGTTACAAGAAGAAAGATCCCCAGACTGCTGAAGAACTGCTGCTTAATACTCAGAAGAG GTTCCTGGAGGAGATGGGAGTCGTGTCTCCTGACGCTGAAATAGAGCAGCAACTGGAATATTTCTGTGTCCtggcatcaaaaccacaatAA